Proteins encoded within one genomic window of Salmo trutta chromosome 11, fSalTru1.1, whole genome shotgun sequence:
- the LOC115202141 gene encoding pleiotropic regulator 1, protein MTEDVQKHSVHTLVFRSLKRTHDMFVADHAKPVSLDETSHKVKMAAKLRADYSAVLHMPVLKEGKDRPLGSNMHGNQNYLQPGDDPEYLITGTHAYPSGPGVALTADTQIHRNPSEAGVHAMALALPPSQARLDASRTAASVGDIHRHAGGAERSHASHSHAMSLLEGGGTKNSSLVARKAPTMPKPQWHAPWKLFRVISGHLGWVRSIAVEPGNQWFVTGAGDRTIKIWDLASGKLKLSLTGHISTVRGVAVSTRSPYLFSCGEDKQVKCWDLEYNKVIRHYHGHLSAVYDLDLHPTIDVLVTCSRDATARVWDIRSKANVHTLSGHTNTVATVRCQAAEPQIITGSHDSTIRLWDLIAGKTRATLTNHKKSVRALALHPRQYTLASGSADNIKQWTFPDGNFIQNLSGHNAIINAMAVNSDGVLVSGADNGTIHLWDWRTGYNFQRIHAAVQPGSLDSESGIFACMFDHSESRLITAEADKTIKVYKEDDTATEESHPINWKPEILKRKRF, encoded by the exons ATGACTGAG GATGTGCAGAAGCACTCAGTCCACACGCTCGTGTTCAGGTCCCTCAAGAGGACTCATGATATGTTTGTAGCTGACCATGCCAAACCAGTCTCCTTGGATGAAACAAG TCACAAGGTGAAGATGGCAGCAAAGCTAAGGGCAGACTACAGTGCCGTTCTACACATGCCCGTTCTGAAAGAGGGCAAGGACAGACCACTGGGATCCAACATGCATGGCAATCAGAACTATCTCCAACCTG GTGATGATCCAGAGTACTTGATCACTGGGACTCACGCATACCCCTCAGGACCTG GGGTGGCTCTGACGGCAGACACTCAGATACATAGGAATCCCAGTGAGGCGGGAGTTCATGCCATGGCTCTTGCTCTGCCACCATCACAAGCCAG GCTGGACGCCAGTCGCACAGCAGCCAGTGTCGGGGACATCCACAGACACGCGGGGGGGGCAGAGAGGTCTCACGCTTCTCACTCACACGCTATG TCTCTTTTGGAAGGAGGCGGCACCAAAAACTCCTCCCTCGTTGCCAGAAAAGCCCCCACTATGCCCAAGCCCCAGTGGCACGCGCCATGGAAGTTGTTTCGC GTCATCAGTGGTCATCTTGGCTGGGTGAGGTCCATTGCCGTAGAGCCCGGCAACCAGTGGTTTGTGACCGGCGCTGGCGACAGAACCATTAAG atctgggacctggcCAGTGGGAAGCTAAAGCTTTCCCTTACGGGACACATCAGCACGGTGCGCGGCGTGGCCGTGAGCACCCGGAGTCCCTACCTGTTCTCCTGCGGTGAGGACAAGCAGGTCAAGTGCTGGGATCTGGAGTACAACAAG GTGATCAGGCACTACCACGGCCACCTCAGTGCCGTGTACGACTTGGACCTGCACCCAACCATCGACGTGCTGGTCACATGCAGTCGAGATGCCACGGCCAGG GTGTGGGATATCAGGAGCAAAGCCAACGTGCACACCCTGTCCGGACACACCAACACAGTGGCCACAGTCAGATGCCAGGCCGCCGAACCTCAGATCATCACAG GGAGCCACGACTCCACCATCAGGCTATGGGATCTGATAGCTGGGAAAACCAGAGCCACTCTCACCAACCACAAGAAGTCTGTCAGAGCACTGGCCTTACATCCCAGACA GTATACCTTAGCCTCTGGCTCTGCCGACAACATCAAGCAGTGGACGTTCCCCGACGGCAACTTCATCCAGAACCTCTCTGGACACAACGCCATCATCAACGCAATGGCAGTCAACTCGGACGGCGTGCTGGTATCGGGAG CTGACAACGGCACCATTCACCTGTGGGACTGGCGGACGGGCTACAACTTCCAGCGTATCCACGCCGCCGTGCAGCCCGGCTCGCTGGACAGCGAATCGGGGATCTTCGCCTGCATGTTCGACCACTCAGAGAGCAGGCTGATCACGGCCGAGGCTGACAAGACCATCAAGGTGTACAAAGAGGACGACACTGCG aCCGAGGAAAGCCACCCAATCAACTGGAAACCGGAGATCCTCAAGAGGAAGAGATTCTAG
- the LOC115202143 gene encoding E3 ubiquitin-protein ligase TRIM21-like isoform X1, with the protein MSTSLDFRETEVYRPTVCCTHKQTVSNSSEKSLRQLRSLFFFYTTVYSSDKSDNAPKLFHSHIDTDMASSSSLLSEEQFLCSICLDVFTEPVSTSCGHNFCMACVTKYWNGKNMCHCPLCQEKFSRRPKLHINTTFREVVENFKKMRDRRRDLSPSKPEIVPCDVCTGMKHKALKSCLVCQTSYCETHLEPHQIASPLKRHKLIDPVVNLEDRMCKKHDRLLELFCRTDQLCVCQFCTEADHKTHDTVPIEEECGERMVQLGKTEAEVQLIIQGRLKKVKDIKFSVDLSKRDAEREIADSVQVFTALVRSIEKSQAELIEVIEEKQKAVERQAGGLIKELEQEITELKRRRTELKQLSHTEDHLQLLQSFLSLVCKPPPTKDWSEISVHSDLCVGTVRRAVSQLEEILNKEMEKLPEVKLKRIQQYAVDVTLDPDTAHLYLIMSEDGKQVRCGDTPQNLPPNSKRFYQYPIVLGKDGFSSGRFYYEVTVKRKTDWDVGVARQPKDRKVNISPSSAYRLWTVSLRDGNSYKACTFPPVFLSLREKPQKVGVFVDYEEGQVSFYDVETRSHIYSFTGCNFTDKLYPFFSPCMNAGGKNSAPLIISPVIHTH; encoded by the exons ATGTCAACGTCACTTGACTTCAGAGAAACTGAagtgtatagacctactgtatgtTGCACACACAAGCAAACGGTCTCAAACTCTTCTGAAAAGTCTTTAAGACAGCTACgcagtctgttttttttttatactacagtatatagttCCGATAAGTCTGACAACGCGCCCAAACTCTTTCACTCACACATAGATACAG ATATGGCTTCCTCCAGCAGTCTCCTGTCTGAAGAGCAGTTCCTGTGCTCTATCTGTCTGGATGTGTTCACTGAGCCAGTCTCCACTTCATGTGGACACAACTTCTGCATGGCCTGTGTCACAAAGTACTGGAATGGCAAGAACATGTGTCACTGTCCACTGTGTCAGGAGAAATTCTCGAGACGACCTAAGCTTCATATCAACACGACCTTCAGAGAAGTTGTAGAGAATTTTAAAAAGATGAGAGACAGACGTAGAGATTTGTCCCCTTCCAAACCGGAAATAGTTCCCTGTGACGTCTGTACTGGGATGAAGCACAAAGCCCTGAAGTCCTGCCTGGTGTGTCAGAcgtcttactgtgagactcaccttGAGCCTCATCAGATAGCCTCACCCTTAAAGAGACACAAACTGATCGACCCTGTGGTGAACCTAGAAGACAGGATGTGTAAGAAACATGACAGACTCCTGGAGCTGTTCTGTAGGACTGACcagctctgtgtgtgtcagtTCTGCACTGAGGCAGACCACAAGACTCATGACACTGTTCCTATAGAGGAAGAGTGTGGAGAGAGGATGGTTCAGCTGGGGAAAACTGAGGCAGAAGTGCAGCTGATTATCCAGGGGCGACTGAAGAAGGTTAAAGATATCAAATTCTCAGTAGATCTCAgcaagagagatgcagagagagagatcgcAGACAGCGTGCAGGTTTTCACTGCTCTGGTGCGCTCCATTGAGAAAAGCCAGGCAGAGCTAATTGAGGTAATTGAGGAGAAGCAGAAAGCAGTAGAGAGGCAGGCTGGAGGGCTCATTAAAGAACTGGAGCAGGAAATCACTGAGCTAAAGAGGAGACGCACTGAGCTGAAGCAGCTCTCACACACTGAGGACCACCTCCAACTTCTCCAGAGCTTCCTATCCCTAGTGTGCAAACCTCCACCCACCAAGGACTGGTCTGAGATTAGTGTTCACAGTGATCTTTGTGTGGGGACTGTGAGGAGAGCTGTGTCTCAGCTGGAGGAGATACtgaataaagagatggagaagctGCCTGAAGTCAAACTGAAGAGGATTCAGCAGTATGCAGTGGATGTGACTCTGGACCCTGATACAGCACATCTATATCTCATCATGTCTGAAGATGGAAAACAAGTAAGATGTGGAGACACACCACAGAATCTTCCTCCCAACTCAAAAAGGTTTTATCAGTATCCCATTGTCCTTGGAAAGGATGGCTTTTCCTCAGGGAGATTTTACTATGAGGTGACGGTTAAGCGGAAAACTGACTGGGATGTAGGTGTGGCCAGACAGCCCAAAGACAGGAAGGTTAATATCTCACCTAGCTCTGCATATAGACTCTGGACTGTGTCTCTAAGGGATGGGAATAGTTACAAAGCCTGTACCTTCCCACCTGTCTTCCTTTCCTTGAGAGAGAAGCCCCAGAAGGTGGGGGTGTTCGTTGATTATGAGGAGGGTCAGGTCTCCTTTTATGATGTTGAGACCAGGTCTCATATCTACTCTTTCACTGGCTGCAACTTTACAGACAAGCTCTATCCATTCTTCAGCCCCTGTATGAATGCTGGTGGTAAAAACTCAGCCCCACTCATCATCTCTCCTGTCATTCACACACACTAA
- the LOC115202143 gene encoding E3 ubiquitin-protein ligase TRIM21-like isoform X2: protein MASSSSLLSEEQFLCSICLDVFTEPVSTSCGHNFCMACVTKYWNGKNMCHCPLCQEKFSRRPKLHINTTFREVVENFKKMRDRRRDLSPSKPEIVPCDVCTGMKHKALKSCLVCQTSYCETHLEPHQIASPLKRHKLIDPVVNLEDRMCKKHDRLLELFCRTDQLCVCQFCTEADHKTHDTVPIEEECGERMVQLGKTEAEVQLIIQGRLKKVKDIKFSVDLSKRDAEREIADSVQVFTALVRSIEKSQAELIEVIEEKQKAVERQAGGLIKELEQEITELKRRRTELKQLSHTEDHLQLLQSFLSLVCKPPPTKDWSEISVHSDLCVGTVRRAVSQLEEILNKEMEKLPEVKLKRIQQYAVDVTLDPDTAHLYLIMSEDGKQVRCGDTPQNLPPNSKRFYQYPIVLGKDGFSSGRFYYEVTVKRKTDWDVGVARQPKDRKVNISPSSAYRLWTVSLRDGNSYKACTFPPVFLSLREKPQKVGVFVDYEEGQVSFYDVETRSHIYSFTGCNFTDKLYPFFSPCMNAGGKNSAPLIISPVIHTH from the coding sequence ATGGCTTCCTCCAGCAGTCTCCTGTCTGAAGAGCAGTTCCTGTGCTCTATCTGTCTGGATGTGTTCACTGAGCCAGTCTCCACTTCATGTGGACACAACTTCTGCATGGCCTGTGTCACAAAGTACTGGAATGGCAAGAACATGTGTCACTGTCCACTGTGTCAGGAGAAATTCTCGAGACGACCTAAGCTTCATATCAACACGACCTTCAGAGAAGTTGTAGAGAATTTTAAAAAGATGAGAGACAGACGTAGAGATTTGTCCCCTTCCAAACCGGAAATAGTTCCCTGTGACGTCTGTACTGGGATGAAGCACAAAGCCCTGAAGTCCTGCCTGGTGTGTCAGAcgtcttactgtgagactcaccttGAGCCTCATCAGATAGCCTCACCCTTAAAGAGACACAAACTGATCGACCCTGTGGTGAACCTAGAAGACAGGATGTGTAAGAAACATGACAGACTCCTGGAGCTGTTCTGTAGGACTGACcagctctgtgtgtgtcagtTCTGCACTGAGGCAGACCACAAGACTCATGACACTGTTCCTATAGAGGAAGAGTGTGGAGAGAGGATGGTTCAGCTGGGGAAAACTGAGGCAGAAGTGCAGCTGATTATCCAGGGGCGACTGAAGAAGGTTAAAGATATCAAATTCTCAGTAGATCTCAgcaagagagatgcagagagagagatcgcAGACAGCGTGCAGGTTTTCACTGCTCTGGTGCGCTCCATTGAGAAAAGCCAGGCAGAGCTAATTGAGGTAATTGAGGAGAAGCAGAAAGCAGTAGAGAGGCAGGCTGGAGGGCTCATTAAAGAACTGGAGCAGGAAATCACTGAGCTAAAGAGGAGACGCACTGAGCTGAAGCAGCTCTCACACACTGAGGACCACCTCCAACTTCTCCAGAGCTTCCTATCCCTAGTGTGCAAACCTCCACCCACCAAGGACTGGTCTGAGATTAGTGTTCACAGTGATCTTTGTGTGGGGACTGTGAGGAGAGCTGTGTCTCAGCTGGAGGAGATACtgaataaagagatggagaagctGCCTGAAGTCAAACTGAAGAGGATTCAGCAGTATGCAGTGGATGTGACTCTGGACCCTGATACAGCACATCTATATCTCATCATGTCTGAAGATGGAAAACAAGTAAGATGTGGAGACACACCACAGAATCTTCCTCCCAACTCAAAAAGGTTTTATCAGTATCCCATTGTCCTTGGAAAGGATGGCTTTTCCTCAGGGAGATTTTACTATGAGGTGACGGTTAAGCGGAAAACTGACTGGGATGTAGGTGTGGCCAGACAGCCCAAAGACAGGAAGGTTAATATCTCACCTAGCTCTGCATATAGACTCTGGACTGTGTCTCTAAGGGATGGGAATAGTTACAAAGCCTGTACCTTCCCACCTGTCTTCCTTTCCTTGAGAGAGAAGCCCCAGAAGGTGGGGGTGTTCGTTGATTATGAGGAGGGTCAGGTCTCCTTTTATGATGTTGAGACCAGGTCTCATATCTACTCTTTCACTGGCTGCAACTTTACAGACAAGCTCTATCCATTCTTCAGCCCCTGTATGAATGCTGGTGGTAAAAACTCAGCCCCACTCATCATCTCTCCTGTCATTCACACACACTAA